Proteins found in one Moritella sp. Urea-trap-13 genomic segment:
- a CDS encoding MgtC/SapB family protein, with the protein MTKQLRTGAMESSLSQLLLLGSALAIGLLVGLERGWSNRKLADGKRVAGLRTFGLTGLLGGVSGLLATHLGGFILGIIFAAVAALVIATYLINHRHSLDIGATSHVAMLVTFLLGALAALDQVVVAAACGVVTTLLLRSKLFLHRLLLKLSQHELNAGLNLLIISLVLLPALPNKGYGPWQALNPYEIWWMVVLISAISFAGYFMIRMLGAQRGILMTGLAGGMISSTALTLQLSRLSRDQPSLQLLCSVGILVACGVMFPRILLVAGLINPALVADLFLPLALMLGVIFGCTALIFHNDTRPVVTDEVRPKNPLELKPALLFGLMLAAVALLVRVMVEWLGESGVLLLAVASGIADVDAINLTLSRMAGGDIPPNTAVLGIVLASVSNTLFKACLAVFSGGKGMVRWVMLPLLLVAATGLLTIWLQ; encoded by the coding sequence ATGACAAAACAACTTCGGACTGGAGCGATGGAAAGCAGCCTTTCTCAATTACTATTACTGGGTTCTGCTCTGGCCATCGGACTATTGGTGGGGTTGGAGCGTGGGTGGAGTAACCGTAAGCTTGCCGACGGAAAACGCGTTGCCGGACTGCGAACCTTTGGTCTGACTGGACTTCTTGGCGGTGTCTCAGGCCTGCTGGCTACGCATCTTGGCGGATTCATCCTTGGTATTATCTTTGCCGCCGTTGCCGCGCTGGTTATCGCTACTTATTTGATCAATCATCGTCACAGTTTGGATATTGGTGCCACCAGCCATGTTGCCATGCTAGTGACCTTTTTACTCGGAGCCTTGGCTGCTCTTGATCAAGTGGTCGTAGCTGCCGCTTGCGGAGTGGTCACCACACTGCTGCTGCGTTCTAAGCTTTTCCTGCACCGATTATTGCTTAAATTGTCACAACACGAATTAAATGCAGGACTAAACCTGCTTATCATTTCGCTGGTGCTGCTGCCAGCATTACCGAATAAAGGCTATGGTCCCTGGCAGGCTCTTAATCCCTATGAGATCTGGTGGATGGTAGTGCTGATCTCAGCGATATCTTTTGCTGGTTATTTTATGATCCGCATGCTGGGTGCCCAACGCGGCATTCTGATGACAGGTTTAGCCGGGGGAATGATCTCATCGACAGCACTGACTCTGCAACTATCGCGGCTCTCACGCGATCAACCGTCACTGCAACTGCTCTGTTCGGTGGGAATACTAGTGGCCTGTGGAGTGATGTTTCCGCGGATATTACTGGTGGCGGGACTTATCAATCCGGCACTAGTGGCTGATCTTTTCTTGCCTTTAGCCTTGATGCTCGGGGTTATCTTCGGCTGTACGGCGCTGATCTTTCACAACGATACTAGGCCGGTAGTTACCGATGAGGTGCGGCCGAAAAATCCACTGGAACTGAAACCGGCTCTATTGTTTGGACTCATGTTAGCGGCAGTAGCATTGCTTGTACGGGTGATGGTTGAATGGCTGGGCGAATCCGGTGTGCTGTTACTAGCCGTGGCATCGGGTATCGCCGATGTCGATGCCATCAATCTTACTCTATCCAGAATGGCGGGTGGGGATATCCCGCCTAATACAGCGGTGTTGGGCATTGTGCTAGCGAGTGTTTCCAATACCCTATTCAAGGCTTGTCTGGCAGTATTTTCCGGTGGTAAAGGGATGGTTCGCTGGGTAATGTTACCATTACTACTGGTCGCAGCGACTGGCTTGCTGACTATCTGGTTACAATGA
- a CDS encoding 2-hydroxyacid dehydrogenase: MKVIMFSSRSYDIQYFEPLISEPISINFFDAQLNQQTAMLARGYDAVCAFVNDDLSAPVLHQLKEMGIKCIAMRCAGFNNIDLDCAKALGITIVRVPAYSPEAVAEHAIALLMTLNRRIHKAYQRTRDANFSLQGLVGFNLHGKTVGIIGTGKIGVATMAIFRGFGCNILAFDPYPSEHAIALGAEYVDLDTLFASSDVISLHCPLTTENKHLLNEKTFALMKDGVTIINTSRGGLLNADDAIEALKSGRIGGLGLDVYEEEEHLFFNDHSSEIITDDTFRRLSACHNVIFTGHQAFLTKEALISIAQTTLNNLTDISAGNICANQVIT, from the coding sequence ATGAAAGTGATTATGTTTAGTTCCCGCAGTTATGATATCCAATATTTTGAACCATTAATTTCCGAACCGATCAGTATTAATTTTTTTGATGCTCAGCTAAATCAACAAACAGCTATGTTGGCTAGAGGATATGATGCCGTTTGTGCATTTGTTAATGATGATTTAAGTGCCCCTGTGTTACATCAACTTAAAGAAATGGGGATAAAGTGCATTGCAATGCGTTGTGCAGGCTTTAATAACATTGATTTAGATTGTGCTAAGGCACTTGGCATAACCATAGTACGTGTTCCAGCCTATTCTCCAGAGGCTGTTGCTGAGCATGCGATTGCTTTATTAATGACGCTCAACCGTCGTATTCATAAAGCTTATCAACGCACTCGTGACGCTAACTTCTCGTTACAAGGCCTAGTTGGGTTTAATTTACACGGTAAAACAGTTGGTATTATTGGTACTGGTAAAATAGGTGTCGCTACCATGGCTATTTTTAGAGGTTTTGGCTGTAACATTTTAGCCTTTGACCCTTATCCTTCTGAGCATGCTATTGCGTTAGGCGCTGAATATGTTGACTTAGATACTCTGTTTGCTAGCAGTGATGTGATCAGCTTACATTGCCCATTAACAACTGAAAATAAGCACCTATTAAATGAAAAAACGTTCGCATTAATGAAAGATGGTGTGACGATTATTAATACCAGTCGTGGTGGTTTGTTAAATGCGGATGATGCTATTGAAGCGTTAAAATCAGGCCGAATTGGTGGGTTAGGTTTAGACGTTTATGAAGAGGAAGAACACTTATTCTTTAATGATCATTCCAGCGAAATTATTACCGATGATACTTTCCGACGATTATCTGCTTGTCACAATGTAATCTTTACTGGTCATCAAGCTTTTTTGACCAAAGAAGCATTAATCAGTATTGCCCAAACGACCCTCAATAATTTAACCGACATTAGTGCAGGGAATATCTGTGCTAATCAGGTAATCACGTAA
- the acsA gene encoding acetate--CoA ligase yields the protein MTEIIIKKKQGEHSLPNLLDYPQCYAKFHWQEAELASPKGINIAYEAVDCHLNTPTETKLALRWLGKKNQCLDFTYRDLAEQSSRFASALEMLGMPRGARIFSLAGRLPQLYIAALGTLKAGCVFTPLFSAFGPEPIRSRMAIGEANVLVTTQHLYQKKIAPWWQDKQLSLPNFKIVLLIDGSGELDPGCYALAELMANADPQFSCVETKPEDLALLHFTSGTTGKPKGVMHVHQAVVVHKISARYALDLHPSDIYWCTADPGWVTGTSYGIIAPLCLGVTMIVDEAEFDPERWYRILQEQKVTVWYTAPTAIRMLMKVGSEIRDQYDLSALNFIASVGEPLNPEAVIWGETVLGLPFHDNWWQTETGGIMIANYASQPIKPGSMGQPLPGITAAIVSKNAQGLVIEISEIGQIGELALKQGWPSMFHGYLHQADKYQGCFNNGWYLTGDLAMRDEHGYYWFVGRADDLIKSSGHLIGPFEVESALMEHAAVAEVGVIGIPDPIAGEIVKAFVALKPGVVATEQLRKELKGFARKNLGAAVAPKVIAFRQNLPKTRSGKIMRRLLKARELGLPEGDISTLESDEQ from the coding sequence ATGACCGAGATCATCATCAAAAAAAAACAGGGTGAACATTCGTTGCCGAATCTGCTTGATTATCCACAATGTTATGCGAAATTTCATTGGCAGGAGGCGGAACTGGCATCACCCAAAGGCATAAATATCGCCTATGAAGCGGTCGATTGTCACCTCAATACCCCTACTGAAACTAAGCTGGCCTTGCGTTGGCTGGGTAAAAAAAATCAATGTCTGGATTTTACTTATCGTGATTTGGCTGAACAAAGTAGTCGGTTTGCCAGTGCTCTTGAAATGCTGGGAATGCCACGCGGTGCTCGTATCTTCAGTCTTGCGGGTCGCTTACCGCAGCTATATATCGCTGCACTTGGGACACTAAAAGCTGGATGTGTTTTTACCCCGTTATTTTCCGCTTTTGGGCCCGAACCGATTCGTTCCCGAATGGCGATAGGCGAGGCCAATGTCCTTGTTACCACACAGCATTTATATCAGAAAAAAATAGCGCCATGGTGGCAAGATAAGCAGTTATCGCTACCGAACTTCAAGATCGTACTGTTGATTGACGGTAGCGGTGAATTAGATCCTGGTTGTTATGCGTTGGCAGAGTTAATGGCAAACGCTGATCCACAGTTTAGCTGTGTCGAAACCAAGCCCGAAGATCTGGCATTATTACATTTTACCAGTGGTACCACTGGTAAACCCAAAGGAGTGATGCATGTTCATCAGGCGGTTGTTGTACATAAAATATCAGCCCGTTATGCGCTGGATCTACATCCTTCAGATATCTACTGGTGCACTGCAGATCCTGGCTGGGTAACGGGCACTTCTTACGGCATTATCGCGCCGTTATGTTTAGGCGTCACCATGATTGTCGATGAAGCGGAATTTGATCCGGAGCGCTGGTATCGTATTTTACAGGAGCAAAAGGTTACGGTCTGGTATACCGCTCCCACGGCTATTCGTATGCTGATGAAAGTAGGTAGTGAGATCCGCGATCAGTATGATTTATCTGCTCTCAATTTTATTGCCAGTGTCGGTGAACCACTTAATCCGGAGGCTGTTATCTGGGGGGAAACCGTGTTGGGACTACCTTTCCACGATAATTGGTGGCAGACAGAAACGGGCGGGATCATGATAGCCAATTATGCCAGTCAGCCGATAAAACCGGGTTCAATGGGCCAGCCATTACCTGGCATAACCGCCGCTATCGTTAGCAAAAACGCACAGGGGCTGGTTATAGAGATATCTGAAATTGGTCAGATTGGTGAACTGGCATTAAAACAGGGCTGGCCTTCGATGTTTCACGGTTACTTACATCAGGCGGATAAGTATCAGGGATGTTTTAACAATGGCTGGTATTTAACTGGTGACTTGGCGATGCGTGATGAGCATGGCTATTACTGGTTTGTGGGACGGGCTGATGACCTGATTAAATCTTCCGGGCATTTAATTGGCCCGTTCGAAGTTGAAAGTGCGTTGATGGAACACGCTGCGGTTGCTGAAGTCGGTGTCATTGGTATTCCTGACCCCATCGCCGGAGAAATAGTTAAAGCCTTTGTCGCTTTAAAACCGGGAGTCGTCGCTACCGAACAATTACGAAAAGAGTTAAAGGGTTTTGCCCGCAAGAATTTGGGGGCCGCGGTGGCTCCGAAAGTAATCGCATTTCGCCAGAACCTGCCTAAAACCCGCAGCGGAAAAATAATGCGCCGTTTATTAAAAGCACGGGAACTAGGTTTGCCTGAAGGCGATATCTCAACGTTGGAGAGTGATGAACAATGA
- the pdhA gene encoding pyruvate dehydrogenase (acetyl-transferring) E1 component subunit alpha, with protein sequence MKHKLHLDRNHLVNQLVQMLRIRRFEEKCAELYAQEKIRGFLHLYIGEEAIAVGVMAALNAEDNIVATYREHGHALARGLSMNSVLAEMYGRTNGCSRGRGGSMHLFDKQQHFYGGNAIVGGGLPLAAGLALANKQQQRNTVTVCFFGEGAVAEGEFHEAMNLAVLWHLPVLFICENNRYAMGTPLALSESETNIAKKANSYGMTSAQVDGMNVVDVEVAAQAAVTSIRDNGEPYFLECQTYRFRGHSSFDGQLYRDKAEVKQWEEKGPVKRLQQWLRQYNHFTDAELAAIESEIKLEIDVAIDFANKGAWEPIADLCKDVYSPKIMDAVPALQQAKEDQ encoded by the coding sequence ATGAAGCATAAATTACATCTCGATCGCAATCATCTTGTAAACCAGTTAGTACAGATGTTACGTATTCGCCGGTTTGAGGAAAAATGTGCTGAGCTTTATGCGCAGGAGAAAATACGCGGATTTTTACACCTTTATATCGGTGAAGAAGCTATCGCAGTTGGTGTTATGGCTGCGCTGAATGCAGAGGATAACATTGTCGCTACCTATCGCGAACACGGTCATGCCCTAGCGCGAGGACTGTCAATGAATAGTGTGTTAGCTGAAATGTACGGTCGTACCAATGGTTGCAGTCGGGGCCGAGGTGGCTCTATGCATCTTTTTGATAAACAGCAGCACTTCTATGGCGGTAATGCGATTGTTGGCGGTGGACTTCCGCTGGCTGCAGGGTTAGCGCTGGCCAATAAACAGCAACAGCGTAATACTGTTACAGTTTGTTTTTTTGGTGAGGGAGCGGTTGCTGAAGGCGAGTTTCATGAAGCTATGAATCTGGCGGTATTATGGCATTTACCAGTATTGTTTATCTGTGAAAACAACCGTTACGCTATGGGAACCCCGCTGGCACTGTCGGAATCCGAAACGAATATTGCCAAAAAGGCCAACAGCTACGGCATGACCTCTGCTCAGGTTGACGGCATGAATGTGGTGGATGTGGAAGTGGCTGCACAGGCTGCCGTTACAAGCATTCGCGATAACGGAGAACCTTATTTTCTTGAATGCCAGACTTATCGATTCCGCGGTCATTCTAGTTTTGACGGCCAGCTTTATCGTGATAAAGCAGAAGTTAAACAATGGGAAGAAAAAGGCCCGGTTAAGCGATTGCAACAGTGGTTAAGGCAATACAATCATTTCACGGACGCAGAGCTTGCTGCCATTGAGTCTGAGATCAAGCTGGAGATAGATGTCGCCATCGACTTTGCTAACAAAGGTGCATGGGAACCGATCGCCGATCTGTGTAAAGACGTATACAGCCCAAAAATAATGGATGCGGTACCAGCGCTTCAGCAAGCAAAGGAAGATCAGTGA
- a CDS encoding alpha-ketoacid dehydrogenase subunit beta has product MTTQKQSYREALRSGIEQALMEDERVFLMGEDVGRYGGCYAVSKGLIDSYGPERIIDTPLCESGFVGVGIGAALGGMRPIIEVMTVNFSLLAMDQIVNSAATLRHMSGGQFNVPLVIRMACGAGRQLAAQHSHSWENLYAHIPGLKVLSPATQTDARYMLGQALRDPDPVIIFEHVMLLNEAGNVLDKPEADMEQALVRREGTDVSLITYGGSLHKALSAAEQLAVLGISAEVLDLRCLRPLDIGTITASVAKTHRVIIIDEGWYTGSLAGEVSAVIMEQSFWSLDAPVQRICTAEVPIPYPSHLELAALPQVETIVTRAQALMAGHL; this is encoded by the coding sequence ATGACTACTCAGAAGCAGAGTTACAGAGAAGCGCTACGCAGTGGTATCGAACAGGCGCTGATGGAGGATGAACGGGTATTTTTGATGGGGGAAGATGTCGGCCGTTATGGCGGCTGTTACGCAGTCAGCAAAGGCTTAATTGACAGTTATGGTCCGGAACGCATTATTGATACGCCGTTGTGTGAATCGGGTTTTGTTGGTGTAGGCATTGGTGCTGCACTGGGCGGAATGCGGCCTATTATCGAAGTGATGACCGTTAATTTTAGCCTGTTGGCGATGGATCAGATTGTCAATAGCGCCGCTACCTTGCGGCACATGTCCGGAGGACAGTTTAATGTACCTCTGGTGATCCGAATGGCTTGCGGTGCTGGGCGCCAGTTAGCAGCGCAGCACTCTCACAGCTGGGAGAATTTGTATGCTCATATTCCTGGATTAAAGGTACTCAGCCCCGCGACGCAGACCGATGCGCGATATATGTTAGGGCAGGCGTTGAGAGATCCGGATCCGGTGATTATCTTTGAGCATGTCATGCTGCTCAACGAGGCAGGTAACGTGTTAGATAAACCTGAAGCTGATATGGAACAGGCGTTGGTACGCAGAGAGGGAACTGATGTTAGCCTGATCACTTATGGCGGCTCGCTGCATAAGGCATTATCGGCAGCAGAACAATTGGCGGTATTGGGTATTAGCGCCGAAGTACTTGATCTGCGGTGTTTACGGCCATTAGACATAGGTACGATAACGGCGAGTGTTGCAAAAACCCATCGGGTAATTATTATCGATGAGGGCTGGTATACCGGCAGTTTGGCTGGTGAAGTGAGTGCCGTTATTATGGAACAAAGCTTCTGGAGTTTGGATGCGCCAGTACAGCGTATTTGTACCGCTGAAGTTCCAATTCCTTATCCGAGTCATCTTGAGCTGGCAGCGCTACCGCAGGTCGAGACAATTGTGACAAGGGCGCAGGCACTAATGGCAGGTCATTTATGA
- a CDS encoding dihydrolipoamide acetyltransferase family protein, which yields MTQPILTDITMPSLGADMTEGMLVKWLVKVGDIVHNGDIIAELETHKGIIDMEVYQSGTIAEILVQPVTAAPVGTVLARLQCEAMSDAADLPLPDVVPSITASSIPEPLLAEPLTAEIAPTEISSTVPSPIIPAVVETVDAYSNVNGSPIVRKMAAAQQLDLTNIIGSGPHGAILLKDLPQQSATGLPNMRRAIAVAMEKSKKKIPHFYLSLNIDMTKAQSWLQQVNSDKAPEQRLLLIALLLKAVAMALRKFPSLNGFYTDQQLQLADDIHIGNVISLRQGGLIVPAIHQVDTLSVTAIMQAVSDISARSRSGHLRSSELTDATFTVTNMGDRGADCVYGIIYPPQVAILGFGKLRKTALVQEGNLVAGDEITVCLSADHRAIDGMLASKFLNALSSQLQQPECL from the coding sequence ATGACTCAACCAATACTGACTGATATCACGATGCCATCGTTGGGTGCTGATATGACTGAGGGAATGCTGGTGAAATGGCTGGTTAAAGTGGGAGACATTGTCCACAACGGCGATATTATTGCAGAGCTAGAAACCCATAAGGGGATCATTGATATGGAAGTTTACCAGTCCGGCACTATCGCCGAAATACTGGTGCAACCGGTTACCGCAGCCCCAGTGGGGACCGTTTTAGCAAGGTTACAGTGTGAAGCCATGAGCGATGCTGCCGATCTCCCTTTACCTGACGTTGTGCCGTCAATAACTGCATCGTCCATACCAGAACCATTGCTAGCAGAACCATTGACAGCAGAAATAGCACCTACAGAAATATCATCAACAGTACCATCGCCGATAATTCCTGCTGTCGTTGAAACGGTAGATGCTTATTCTAATGTTAATGGGTCACCTATTGTGCGAAAAATGGCGGCAGCACAACAGTTGGATCTAACCAATATTATCGGCAGTGGCCCCCACGGTGCGATCCTGTTAAAGGATCTGCCCCAGCAATCCGCCACTGGCTTACCTAATATGCGCAGGGCGATAGCTGTTGCTATGGAAAAGTCCAAAAAAAAGATACCGCATTTTTACCTGAGCCTAAATATAGATATGACCAAAGCGCAGAGCTGGCTACAGCAAGTCAATAGTGATAAAGCGCCGGAACAGCGGCTGTTATTGATTGCCTTATTATTGAAAGCTGTCGCGATGGCTTTGCGCAAGTTCCCGTCGTTAAATGGGTTCTATACCGATCAGCAGTTACAGTTGGCTGATGATATTCATATCGGTAACGTTATCAGCTTACGGCAGGGGGGCTTAATTGTGCCCGCAATCCATCAGGTTGATACGCTGTCGGTGACCGCTATCATGCAGGCAGTCAGTGACATTAGTGCACGTAGCCGTAGCGGCCATCTACGTAGTTCAGAACTTACCGATGCGACCTTTACCGTGACCAATATGGGAGACCGCGGTGCAGACTGTGTGTATGGGATTATATATCCGCCGCAGGTGGCTATTCTTGGTTTTGGTAAACTGCGTAAAACAGCGCTGGTACAAGAGGGTAACCTTGTTGCTGGCGATGAGATAACCGTATGTTTAAGCGCCGACCACCGGGCTATCGATGGGATGTTGGCTAGCAAGTTTCTCAATGCGCTTTCCTCACAATTACAACAACCGGAATGTTTATGA
- a CDS encoding acyl carrier protein, which produces MNNDAIQKLVISAIQQVAPEIDKNDLEPDADIREACDLDSIDFLNFIIALKDATGVSIAEVDYPRVNTLTSMCEYLAEKLP; this is translated from the coding sequence ATGAACAATGATGCTATCCAAAAACTGGTTATCTCCGCTATTCAGCAGGTGGCACCAGAAATCGATAAAAATGACCTTGAACCAGACGCTGATATCAGGGAAGCGTGTGATTTAGATTCGATAGACTTTTTAAATTTTATCATTGCGTTAAAAGATGCCACTGGAGTCAGTATTGCAGAGGTCGATTACCCCAGAGTCAATACACTCACTAGCATGTGCGAATATCTGGCTGAGAAGCTGCCATAA
- the ppsA gene encoding phosphoenolpyruvate synthase: MRSPKIKHETGNDIYWFDELGIADVAQVGGKNASLGEMISQMALEGIVVPFGFATSANMFREFLQKNALDQAIGQHIQALADGAENLQTAGAAIRKLISEGQFSPSQQQQIGSAYRQLCHQIGCDNVSVAVRSSATAEDLPEASFAGQQESYLNITGEVDLLEACRQCFASLYTDRAISYRQEQGFTHQQVALSVGVQQMINAESAGVMFSLDTETGFPDVVVINAAWGLGETIVKGSVTPDRFMVYKPLLTNKALLPIIEKKQGSKLEKMVYSSSISESTLTVATDDTERTTFVLTDDEVMALAKWAVAIERHYCRPMDMEWAKDSVTKKIYMVQARPETVESQKSSGVLVNYQLKEQSKVLVEGTSVGSAIATGPVFNIASPADIDQFPDGAILVTQKTDPDWVPLMSRASGIITDVGGPTSHAAIVSRELKVATIVGCENATSVLKNNQQVTLSCAEGALGKVYEGKLAYETTAINLADIPRTQTEIMINAALPDSIFHWWSLPVAGIGLTRIEFIISSQIRVHPMALVHPEKVTDPVVRNKIQKLTRGYSHQPDYFVTHLALGVAKIAASQYPKPVIVRMSDFKSNEYRGLLGGVFFEIEEENPMLGLRGASRYYHPLYKEAFILECQAIIRAREQIGFDNIIVMIPFCRTPDEADKVLAVMAEAGLIRGENGLQVYVMCEIPSNVILAEEFARRFDGFSIGSNDLTQLVLGIDRDSNELKPLFDARNAAVKSMIAQVIKVAHECGCKVGICGQAPSDHPEFAEFLVECGIDSISLNPDSVPTASIHIAAAEGLKAEELKVGLSKAELSQTDSSKVEQSKAKDETDTS; encoded by the coding sequence ATGCGGTCCCCAAAAATAAAGCATGAAACAGGTAATGACATCTACTGGTTTGATGAACTCGGCATTGCAGATGTTGCTCAGGTTGGTGGTAAAAATGCCAGTCTGGGAGAAATGATCAGCCAGATGGCTTTGGAGGGTATTGTCGTGCCTTTTGGTTTTGCAACCAGTGCCAATATGTTTCGTGAATTTCTTCAGAAAAATGCACTTGACCAGGCTATTGGACAGCATATACAGGCGCTGGCTGATGGCGCAGAAAATCTGCAGACAGCCGGGGCTGCTATCAGAAAACTGATCTCGGAGGGGCAATTTAGCCCATCGCAACAACAGCAGATCGGCTCTGCATATCGACAACTGTGTCATCAGATCGGCTGTGATAATGTTAGCGTAGCAGTAAGAAGTTCAGCTACAGCGGAAGATTTGCCTGAAGCCAGTTTTGCTGGTCAGCAAGAAAGTTATCTGAATATTACCGGTGAAGTAGATCTGCTGGAAGCCTGCAGGCAGTGCTTTGCGTCACTGTATACGGACAGGGCGATCAGCTATCGCCAAGAACAGGGCTTTACACATCAGCAAGTTGCGCTCTCTGTCGGGGTGCAACAGATGATTAATGCCGAATCAGCCGGGGTGATGTTCAGCCTTGATACTGAAACTGGATTTCCTGATGTGGTTGTTATTAACGCCGCTTGGGGACTGGGTGAAACCATAGTGAAAGGCAGTGTTACCCCAGATCGGTTTATGGTTTATAAACCTCTGCTCACTAATAAAGCATTGTTGCCGATAATTGAAAAAAAGCAGGGCAGTAAACTGGAAAAAATGGTGTATTCCTCTTCCATTTCGGAGTCAACCTTGACTGTTGCGACTGATGACACGGAACGAACTACATTTGTGCTCACTGATGATGAAGTGATGGCGCTGGCAAAATGGGCGGTGGCAATTGAGCGCCATTACTGCAGGCCAATGGATATGGAATGGGCCAAAGACAGCGTTACGAAAAAGATTTATATGGTACAAGCTCGACCAGAAACGGTGGAGTCACAAAAAAGTAGCGGCGTGCTGGTAAACTACCAGTTAAAAGAACAATCGAAGGTTCTGGTTGAAGGGACTAGCGTCGGCAGTGCCATCGCGACGGGGCCTGTCTTTAACATTGCCAGTCCGGCTGATATTGACCAGTTTCCTGATGGTGCAATTTTGGTTACACAAAAAACCGATCCTGACTGGGTGCCGTTAATGAGCAGGGCATCTGGTATTATAACGGATGTTGGTGGGCCGACGAGCCATGCTGCCATTGTCAGCCGGGAGTTAAAAGTTGCCACCATTGTCGGCTGTGAAAACGCAACTAGCGTGCTGAAAAATAACCAACAGGTCACTCTGAGCTGCGCCGAGGGCGCGCTAGGTAAAGTTTATGAGGGTAAATTAGCTTATGAGACCACTGCTATTAATTTAGCTGATATCCCCAGAACTCAGACTGAGATCATGATTAATGCCGCTCTGCCGGACAGTATTTTTCACTGGTGGTCATTGCCGGTGGCTGGGATTGGTTTAACGCGAATCGAGTTTATTATTTCCAGTCAGATCCGTGTACACCCCATGGCATTGGTGCATCCTGAGAAAGTTACCGATCCGGTTGTGCGGAATAAAATTCAAAAATTGACTCGTGGTTATTCACATCAACCGGATTACTTTGTTACTCATTTGGCTTTGGGCGTAGCTAAAATAGCGGCCTCACAATATCCGAAACCAGTGATAGTGCGGATGTCAGATTTTAAATCAAACGAATACCGCGGTCTGTTGGGAGGGGTATTTTTTGAAATAGAAGAAGAAAATCCAATGCTGGGATTACGTGGTGCATCGCGTTATTACCATCCACTTTATAAGGAAGCATTTATACTGGAATGTCAGGCTATTATTCGCGCACGCGAGCAGATAGGATTTGATAACATCATCGTGATGATCCCCTTTTGTCGAACACCTGACGAGGCGGATAAAGTGCTGGCCGTGATGGCCGAAGCCGGTTTAATACGGGGCGAAAATGGATTGCAGGTTTATGTGATGTGTGAAATCCCCTCGAATGTTATTTTGGCAGAGGAGTTTGCTCGGCGTTTTGACGGTTTTTCTATCGGCAGTAATGATTTGACCCAATTGGTGCTGGGTATAGACCGAGATTCAAACGAACTCAAACCCCTGTTCGATGCCCGAAATGCGGCAGTGAAAAGTATGATAGCTCAGGTGATTAAGGTCGCGCATGAATGTGGATGTAAGGTCGGTATCTGTGGGCAGGCGCCGTCTGACCACCCCGAATTCGCCGAGTTTTTGGTGGAATGTGGTATAGACTCTATTTCACTCAACCCTGATTCCGTACCGACTGCAAGTATTCATATCGCTGCTGCTGAGGGATTGAAAGCAGAGGAATTAAAAGTAGGGCTATCTAAAGCTGAGCTATCTCAAACTGACTCATCTAAAGTTGAACAGTCTAAAGCAAAAGATGAGACTGATACCAGCTAA